In Sphingomonas sp. G-3-2-10, a single window of DNA contains:
- a CDS encoding molecular chaperone HscC codes for MIIGIDLGTTNSAVAIWRDGESVLVPNALGDLLTPSAVSITDTGEALIGLAARERQPTHPKHTVTAFKRFIGTQQSVTLGKRKFDAEELSALVLRQLKADAEAFTGETVTGAVITVPAYFNDRQRKATRRAGDLAGLEVKRLVNEPTAAALAFGIQTREQEPFLVFDLGGGTFDVSIVEVFDGVVEVRASSGDNRLGGEDFNERLIDLVRARIDPDKKLEKADPVVLAELLRAAAERTRRKLSESDEAEFAIVWKDESFATTVYASALEEACAPLLQRLRDPVLRSLRDSNIRVETLSEIVLVGGSTRMPIVRKAITRMFGRFPNATVHPDHAVALGAAVQAGLLSRDVALDEVRLTDVCPFTLGIEVAEGDGRGGYREGIFSPIIDRNTPIPASRVNSYHTLADNQREIHFGIYQGEAREVASNVKLGEMRIQVPPKPRGEVSIECRFTYDTSGMLDVDVSVPSTGVTRSLVIMDQSDPLTEKQIAERRDALAAIKVHPREESENAAVRARAARCYESFLGRERDIVGQWLSTFDGALDSQDPRTIREAREQLVTALDSLEGERFL; via the coding sequence GTGATTATCGGTATCGATCTGGGCACCACCAACAGTGCCGTTGCAATCTGGCGCGACGGCGAGTCCGTGCTGGTGCCCAATGCGCTGGGCGACTTGCTGACCCCCTCCGCCGTGAGCATCACCGACACGGGCGAGGCGCTGATCGGCTTGGCCGCGCGCGAACGCCAGCCGACGCATCCCAAGCACACCGTCACTGCCTTCAAGCGCTTCATCGGCACCCAGCAGTCGGTGACCTTGGGCAAGCGCAAGTTCGACGCCGAGGAACTCTCTGCGCTGGTGCTGCGCCAGCTCAAGGCCGATGCGGAGGCGTTCACCGGCGAAACCGTCACCGGCGCAGTCATCACCGTCCCTGCCTATTTCAACGACCGCCAGCGCAAGGCCACGCGGCGCGCGGGCGATCTGGCGGGCCTCGAAGTGAAGCGGCTGGTCAACGAACCCACCGCCGCCGCGCTCGCCTTCGGCATCCAGACCCGCGAGCAGGAGCCGTTCCTGGTGTTCGATCTTGGCGGCGGGACGTTCGACGTGTCGATCGTCGAAGTGTTCGATGGGGTGGTCGAGGTGCGCGCCTCGTCGGGCGACAACCGGCTGGGCGGCGAGGATTTCAACGAGCGGCTGATCGATCTGGTCCGTGCGCGGATCGATCCGGACAAGAAGCTCGAAAAGGCCGATCCGGTCGTCCTCGCCGAATTGCTCCGCGCCGCCGCCGAACGGACCCGTCGCAAGCTGAGCGAAAGCGACGAAGCCGAATTCGCGATCGTGTGGAAGGACGAGAGCTTCGCCACGACCGTCTATGCCTCGGCGCTGGAGGAAGCCTGCGCGCCGCTGCTCCAGCGGCTGCGCGATCCCGTCCTGCGTTCGCTGCGCGATTCGAACATCCGCGTCGAGACGCTGAGCGAGATCGTGCTGGTCGGCGGATCGACCCGGATGCCGATCGTGCGCAAGGCGATCACCCGGATGTTCGGCCGCTTCCCCAATGCAACCGTCCATCCCGACCATGCGGTGGCGCTCGGCGCGGCGGTGCAGGCCGGGTTGCTGAGCCGCGACGTCGCGCTGGATGAGGTGCGGCTGACCGATGTCTGCCCCTTCACGCTGGGCATCGAAGTCGCCGAGGGCGATGGGCGCGGCGGCTATCGCGAAGGCATCTTCTCGCCGATCATCGATCGCAACACGCCGATCCCCGCCAGCCGGGTGAACAGCTACCACACGCTGGCCGACAACCAGCGCGAGATCCATTTCGGCATCTATCAGGGCGAAGCGCGCGAGGTCGCGTCCAACGTCAAACTGGGCGAGATGCGCATTCAGGTGCCGCCGAAGCCGCGTGGAGAGGTGTCGATCGAGTGCCGCTTCACCTACGACACCAGCGGAATGCTCGACGTCGATGTCAGCGTACCCTCTACCGGCGTGACGCGCAGCCTCGTGATCATGGACCAGTCCGATCCGCTGACCGAAAAACAGATCGCCGAACGCCGCGATGCGCTTGCCGCAATCAAGGTCCATCCGCGCGAGGAGAGCGAAAACGCCGCCGTCCGCGCCCGCGCCGCGCGCTGCTACGAGAGCTTTCTCGGCCGCGAACGCGACATTGTCGGCCAATGGCTGTCCACCTTCGACGGCGCGCTGGATTCGCAGGACCCGCGCACCATCCGCGAAGCGCGCGAGCAACTCGTGACGGCACTCGACAGTCTTGAGGGCGAGCGCTTCCTGTGA